The genomic interval CTgaccgggggtcagaggtcgtgggggagTCGGTCAGCCGGTGACCCTGACGTTGGGGTCGGAGGTCGTTGGGGGGGGTATCAGCCGGCGGTCCTGATGTCAGGTGGAGgagttgggggtcagaggtcagaagttgttggggggggggtgtcacggTGATCCTgaccgggggtcagaggtcgtggggggGGTCGGTCAGCCGGTGATCCTGCCCTCATGTCGGGCGGCGGGGTCGGAGGTCAGAGGTGGTTGGGGGGGTCGTCAGCCGGTGATCGCCACGTCGGGGTCGGGGGTCGTTGTGGGGGAACGGGGGTCAGCCGGTGATCCTGGGGTCGGAGGTCGTTGGGAGGGGTCGGTCGGTGATCCCGACGTCGGGGTCGGGGGTCGTTGTGGGGGAACGGGGGTCAGCCGGTAATCCTGGGTCGGTCGGTGATCCTGCCGTCGGGGTCGGAGGTCAGAAGTCGTGGGGGAACGGGGGTCAGCCGGTGATGCTGCCGTCGGGGTCGGAGGTCGGAGGTCGCCGTGGGGGAACCGGGGTCAGCCGGTGATCCTGGCGTCGGGTCGCCGTGTGGCATTGTTGGCGGCGCTGGCGGCGAGATGCGGGGGCAGGATGTGCAGGAGCTGTTCTCGGACGACCATCTCCAGGATCTGCTCCTTGGTGCGCACGTCGGGCCGCAGCCACTGGCGCGACAGGCGGCGGAGACGCGCGAAGGCCGCCCGCGGGCCCAGAGACGCCCGGTAACGGAACGCGCGGAACCGCCGCCCCAGACGATCCGGGCCCACCCGCCCCGGGGGctccgctgcttcttcttcttcttcctcctcctcctcctcctcctcctctaaatcGGGCCCCGCGCGCTCCCGCTTCTCCTCCGCCTCAGCCGGGCCGGGGCGCTCCCTCATCGCCTCAGCGGGCTCCGCGCGCTCCCGCATCGTCTCCTCGAGCCACGCGCGCTCCCGCGCCTCTTCGGCGGGCCCCGCGCGCTCCCGTCCGTCATTGAGGCCGGCGCGCTCCCTCATCGCCTCAGCGGGCCCCGCGCGCTCCCGCATCGCCTCCTCGGGCCACGCGCGCTCCCGCGCCTCTTCATTGGGCCCCGCGCGCTCCCGTCCGTCAGCgaggcagacacactccctcatAGCCTCAGCGGGCCACACGCGCTCCCGCGCCTCTTCAGCGGGCCCCGCGCGCTCCCGTCCGTCAGCGAGGCCGGCGCGCTCCCGCATCTCCTCAGCGGGCCACGCGCGCTCCCGCGCCCCTTCAGCGGGCCACGCGCGTTCCCGTCCGTCAGCGAGGCCGGCGCGCTCCCGCATCGCTTTCTCGAGCCACGCGCGCTCCCTCCTCTGCTCAGGGGGGCACTCCTCCTCGGCTCGGCCAGCGCGCTCCCTCATCTCCTCAACGGGGCCCGCGCGCCCCCGCTCCTCCTCGTCCAGGCCGGCGCG from Tachyglossus aculeatus isolate mTacAcu1 chromosome 8, mTacAcu1.pri, whole genome shotgun sequence carries:
- the LOC119931716 gene encoding RNA-binding protein 25-like — translated: MRERAWFEDATRERAGLADRRERARLSVEARERAGPPEEERERAGLPDGRERADPTLETRGRVRLADGRGRAEVMRERAGLADGRGRAGPAEGARERAGPAKEGRGRDGPDEAEMRERAGLDEEERGRAGPVEEMRERAGRAEEECPPEQRRERAWLEKAMRERAGLADGRERAWPAEGARERAWPAEEMRERAGLADGRERAGPAEEARERVWPAEAMRECEEEEEEEAAEPPGRVGPDRLGRRFRAFRYRASLGPRAAFARLRRLSRQWLRPDVRTKEQILEMVVREQLLHILPPHLAASAANNATRRPDARITG